The following coding sequences lie in one Dryobates pubescens isolate bDryPub1 chromosome 10, bDryPub1.pri, whole genome shotgun sequence genomic window:
- the THAP12 gene encoding 52 kDa repressor of the inhibitor of the protein kinase, translating into MPNFCAAPNCTRKSTQSDLAFFRFPRDPVRCQRWVENCRRADLEDKTPDQLNKHYRLCAKHFETSMICRSSPYRTVLRDNAVPTIFDLTSHLNNPHSRHRKRIKELSEDEIRTLKQQKIDEAFEREQATQGLNESNEQNTVPEEGGQEQEEKAVPLTLEERENKDYLKSLFEILILMGKQNIPLDGHNVDELPEGIFTSDNFQALLEYRINAGDEVLRKRFEMTAVNLEYCSKTQQKQMLEICESCVREETLREVRDSHFFSLVTDEVVDIAGEEHLPVLVRFVDDSHNLREEFIGFLPYEADPEILAVKFHTTITEKWGLNMEYCRGQAYIVSSGFASKMKVVATRLLEKYPQAVYTLCSSCALNIWLAKSVPVVGVAIALGTIEEVCCLFHQSPQLLVELDNTISVLFQNSEEKGNELKQICRSQWTGRHDTFEVLADLLQALVLCLDAVSSDTSVRWSNFIVGRAFVLSSALTDFDFIVTIVILKNVLSFTRAFGKNLQGQTSDVFFAASSLTAVLHSLNEVMENIEVYHEFWFEEATNLAAKLDVQIKLPGKFRRAQQGSLDSELTSENYYKEVLSVPTLEHIIQELKDIFSEQHLKALKCLSLVPSVMGQLKFSTSEEHHADMYKNDLPNPDTLSAELHCWRIKWKHRGKDIELPATIYEVLHLPDIKFFPNVYALLKVLCILPVMKVENEKYEMGRKRLKAYLKNTLTEQRSSNLALLNINFDIKHDLDLMVDTYIKLYPDKVEFQDFIPSNNSELTENA; encoded by the exons ATGCCGAACTTCTGTGCGGCTCCCAACTGCACCCGCAAGAGCACCCAGTCCGACTTGGCCTTCTTCCGTTTCCCCCGGGACCCGGTCAG ATGTCAAAGATGGGTAGAGAACTGTCGAAGGGCAGACTTGGAAGATAAGACTCCAGATCAACTCAACAAGCATTACAGACTGTGTGCTAAACACTTTGAGACTTCTATGATATGTAGAAGT AGCCCTTACAGAACAGTTTTACGGGATAATGCTGTGCCAACTATATTTGACCTCACAAGTCACCTGAACAacccccacagcagacacaggaAAAGGATAAAGGAACTG agtgaAGATGAAATAAGAACACTGAAGCAACAAAAGA TTGATGAAGCTTTTGAACGTGAGCAGGCAACTCAAGGGCTGAATGAAAGCAATGAGCAAAACACTGTCCCGGAGGAAGGAGggcaagaacaagaggaaaaagctGTTCCCTTAACgctggaagagagagaaaacaaagattacCTTAAATCCTTGTTTGAAATTTTGATCCTAATGGGTAAACAAAATATACCTTTGGATGGCCATAACGTGGATGAGCTTCCAGAGGGTATTTTCACTTCGGATAACTTTCAGGCTCTGCTGGAATACAGAATAAATGCTGGAGATGAAGTTCTGAGGAAACGATTTGAGATGACTGCTGTCAATCTTGAGTACTGTTCAAAAACTCAGCAGAAGCAGATGCTTGAGATCTGTGAAAGCTGCGTTAGGGAAGAGACACTGAGGGAAGTACGAGACTCGcacttcttttctcttgtcaCCGATGAAGTAGTAGACATAGCTGGAGAGGAACATTTACCAGTGTTGGTTAGGTTTGTTGATGATTCTCATAACTTAAGAGAAGAATTCATAGGCTTTTTACCTTATGAGGCTGATCCTGAAATTTTAGCTGTTAAGTTCCACACAACTATTACTGAAAAGTGGGGTCTAAACATGGAGTACTGTCGAGGTCAAGCCTACATTGTCTCCAGTGGGTTTGCTTCCAAAATGAAAGTTGTGGCTACTAGACTGTTGGAGAAGTATCCACAAGCTGTGTATACACTGTGTTCCTCATGTGCCTTAAACATTTGGCTGGCAAAATCCGTTCCCGTGGTTGGCGTTGCCATTGCGCTGGGAACGATCGAAGAAGTTTGCTGTCTGTTTCACCAGTCTCCACAGCTACTGGTGGAGCTGGACAACaccatttctgttctttttcagaACAGTGAGGAGAAGGGTAATGAGCTGAAGCAGATATGCCGTTCTCAGTGGACAGGAAGGCACGATACCTTCGAGGTTTTAGCGGACCTCCTGCAAGCACTGGTTCTGTGCTTGGATGCTGTGAGCAGTGACACATCCGTCAGGTGGAGCAACTTCATCGTCGGCCGAGCCTTTGTGCTTTCCAGCGCGTTAACAGACTTTGATTTCATTGTCACCATTGTCATTCTGAAAAATGTCCTGTCTTTCACGAGAGCGTTTGGGAAGAACCTCCAGGGGCAAACATCCGACGTGTTCTTCGCAGCTAGCAGCTTGACGGCGGTGTTGCATTCTCTGAATGAAGTGATGGAGAACATTGAGGTTTACCACGAGTTTTGGTTTGAGGAGGCCACAAATTTGGCTGCGAAACTGGATGTACAAATTAAACTGCCAGGAAAATTCCGCAGGGCACAGCAAGGGAGCTTGGACTCTGAATTAACGTCGGAAAACTACTACAAAGAAGTCCTCAGTGTCCCCACGTTGGAGCATATTATTCAAGAATTAAAAGATATATTCTCAGAACAACATTTGAAAGCTCTTAAGTGTTTATCGTTGGTGCCCTCGGTCATGGGGCAGCTGAAATTCAGTACATCTGAGGAACATCATGCTGACATGTACAAAAATGATCTGCCTAATCCAGATACGCTTTCTGCTGAGCTTCATTGTTGGAGAATCAAATGGAAGCACCGAGGGAAAGACATTGAACTTCCAGCTACTATTTATGAAGTACTTCACTTGCCTGACATCAAGTTTTTCCCTAACGTTTATGCCTTGCTGAAGGTCTTGTGCATACTCCCAGTGATGAAGGTGGAGAATGAAAAGTATGAAATGGGACGTAAGCGCTTAAAGGCTTACCTCAAAAACACCTTGACAGAGCAGAGGTCGAGCAACCTCGCTTTGCTGAACATAAACTTTGACATAAAACATGACTTGGATTTAATGGTGGACACCTACATTAAACTCTATCCAGATAAAGTGGAATTTCAAGACTTTATTCCCTCAAACAACTCAGAACTAACAGAAAATGCTTAA